A section of the Halichoerus grypus chromosome 11, mHalGry1.hap1.1, whole genome shotgun sequence genome encodes:
- the LOC118525742 gene encoding LOW QUALITY PROTEIN: olfactory receptor 5AK3-like (The sequence of the model RefSeq protein was modified relative to this genomic sequence to represent the inferred CDS: inserted 1 base in 1 codon): MEQNNGTEVTEFILLGFDGQRKSWHILFILFLVIYVATLVGNMGMILLIKIDSCLHTPMYFFLQHLAFVDLCYTSAITPKMLQNFVETEQSISFIGCMVQLLVYGAFATIDCYILAAMAVXPVVAICNPLRYPTVMSQTVCIQLLVGSYFIGFLNASVNTSFTFSLNFCKSNKINHFFCDEPPLLALSCSNIDFNIMLVTVFVGFNLMFTVLVVIFSYIHILAAILMISAAAGRKKGFSTFVSHLTAVTVFYGTLSYMYLHHGTKESQEQEKVASVFYGIMIPMLNPLIYILRNQDVKEALKGIRKKCF; the protein is encoded by the exons ATGGAACAAAACAATGGCACTGAAGTAACTGAATTCATTCTCCTGGGATTTGATGGTCAACGCAAGTCTTGGCATATCCTTTTCATACTATTTCTAGTGATCTATGTGGCCACCCTGGTGGGTAACATGGGGATGATCCTACTCATCAAGATTGATTCTTGCCTTCACACCCCGATGTACTTCTTCCTCCAACACTTGGCATTTGTTGATCTCTGCTATACCTCCGCTATCACTCCCAAGATGCTGCAAAATTTTGTAGAAACAGAGCAATCCATCTCATTCATAGGATGTATGGTGCAATTACTAGTCTATGGCGCTTTTGCAACAATTGACTGCTACATCCTGGCTGCAATGGCAG GACCGGTAGTGGCCATCTGCAACCCACTCCGCTATCCAACAGTCATGTCCCAGACAGTCTGCATTCAGCTCCTGGTTGGTTCATACTTCATAGGCTTCCTGAATGCCTCAGTAAACACAAGTTTTACTTTCTCATTGAACTTTTGCAAATCCAATAAAATTAACCACTTTTTCTGTGATGAACCCCCACTTCTTGCCCTCTCGTGCTCTAACATTGACTTCAACATCATGTTAGTAACGGTCTTTGTGGGGTTTAACTTGATGTTCACTGTGCTGGTTGTCATCTTTTCCTACATACATATCCTGGCTGCCATCCTGATGATATCTGCTGCTGCAGGGAGGAAAAAAGGCTTCTCCACATTCGTCTCCCACCTGACAGCCGTCACTGTGTTCTACGGGACTCTCTCTTACATGTACTTGCACCATGGGACAAAGGAGTCTCAAGAGCAAGAAAAAGTGGCTTCTGTGTTTTATGGCATTATGATCCCCATGTTAAACCCCCTCATTTACATCCTGAGAAACCAAGATGTAAAGGAAGCCCTAAAAGGGATTAGAAAGAAGTGCTTCTAG